From Myxococcales bacterium, the proteins below share one genomic window:
- the ruvC gene encoding crossover junction endodeoxyribonuclease RuvC, which yields MSANGAPRTTRVLGLDPGTRHFGWGIVERVGARLVHVAHGIVSPKESLPLGERLVLIEAGLVAVVEEHAPGMASIESLFFAKDASAAAKLGHARGVGLLVVSRAGLDAAEYPPARVKRTVAGGGRADKNQVAQMVKVLLGLGEVPQADAADALAIAITHLQRAPWAAPKAPAAIKKASPLRAFTPKA from the coding sequence GTGAGCGCGAACGGCGCTCCCCGTACGACCCGCGTGCTCGGACTCGATCCGGGCACGCGCCATTTCGGCTGGGGGATCGTCGAGCGGGTGGGCGCGCGCCTCGTGCACGTCGCGCACGGCATCGTCTCCCCGAAAGAGAGCCTCCCGCTCGGAGAGCGCCTCGTCCTCATCGAGGCGGGTCTCGTGGCCGTGGTCGAGGAGCACGCGCCGGGCATGGCGAGCATCGAGTCGCTCTTCTTTGCGAAGGACGCGTCCGCCGCCGCCAAGCTCGGTCACGCACGAGGGGTGGGCCTGCTCGTCGTCTCGAGGGCGGGCCTCGACGCCGCCGAGTACCCTCCGGCGCGGGTGAAGCGCACCGTGGCGGGCGGAGGCCGCGCCGACAAGAACCAGGTCGCGCAAATGGTGAAGGTCCTCCTGGGCCTCGGCGAGGTCCCCCAGGCCGACGCCGCGGACGCCCTCGCCATCGCCATCACGCACCTCCAGAGGGCACCGTGGGCGGCGCCCAAGGCCCCCGCCGCCATCAAAAAAGCTTCGCCTTTACGGGCATTTACACCAAAGGCATGA
- a CDS encoding (2Fe-2S)-binding protein, producing MPTVVFEKKGKPVLTVSAPEGGSIQDMCDDHAAPVPFSCRSACCGTCRVEILEGGENLDTPEDEELDVLDAFGQAPPKHRLACCAKLKSGGGTVRVQAVDE from the coding sequence ATGCCCACCGTCGTCTTCGAGAAAAAAGGCAAGCCCGTCCTTACCGTATCGGCCCCCGAGGGTGGCTCGATCCAGGACATGTGCGACGACCACGCCGCGCCGGTTCCCTTCTCGTGCCGCAGCGCGTGCTGTGGCACCTGCCGTGTGGAGATCCTCGAAGGGGGCGAGAACCTCGACACGCCCGAGGACGAGGAGCTCGACGTGCTCGACGCGTTCGGTCAGGCGCCGCCGAAGCACCGCCTCGCCTGCTGCGCCAAGCTGAAGTCCGGCGGGGGCACGGTGCGGGTTCAAGCCGTCGACGAGTGA
- a CDS encoding YebC/PmpR family DNA-binding transcriptional regulator: MSGHSKWATIKHRKGAADAKRGKLFTKLIKELTVAARMGGGDPSGNPRLRKAIADAKGQSMPNDTITRAVKRGTGEIEGAAYEEVLYEGTGPGGTLFLVEGMTDNRNRTVAELRKIFEKNNGVLGGAGAAAWAFDRKGVITLEKGAATEDKLMEVAVGAGADDYSDEGEEWHLTMATDVLHVVGEALEAGGIKAKSSSMAYLPKAKKPLAGRDAEVALNLVDALDDHDDVQNVFADFDVSEEELQKLS; the protein is encoded by the coding sequence ATGAGCGGCCATTCGAAATGGGCCACCATCAAGCACCGCAAAGGCGCCGCGGACGCCAAGCGAGGCAAGCTCTTCACGAAGCTCATCAAAGAGCTCACGGTCGCCGCGCGCATGGGCGGCGGGGATCCGTCCGGGAACCCGCGCCTCCGCAAGGCCATCGCCGACGCGAAGGGCCAGTCGATGCCGAACGACACGATCACACGCGCCGTGAAGCGCGGCACGGGTGAGATCGAGGGCGCGGCCTACGAAGAGGTGCTCTACGAGGGCACCGGCCCGGGCGGCACGCTCTTCCTCGTCGAGGGCATGACCGACAACCGCAACCGCACGGTCGCGGAGCTCCGCAAGATCTTCGAGAAGAACAACGGCGTGCTCGGCGGCGCCGGGGCCGCGGCGTGGGCGTTCGATCGCAAGGGCGTCATCACGCTCGAGAAGGGCGCCGCAACGGAGGACAAGCTCATGGAAGTCGCCGTCGGTGCCGGCGCCGACGACTACTCCGACGAGGGCGAGGAGTGGCACCTCACGATGGCGACCGACGTGCTGCACGTCGTGGGCGAGGCCCTCGAGGCGGGCGGCATCAAGGCCAAGTCGTCGTCGATGGCGTACCTCCCCAAGGCGAAGAAGCCGCTCGCGGGACGCGACGCGGAGGTCGCGCTCAACCTGGTCGACGCGCTCGACGACCACGACGACGTGCAGAACGTGTTCGCCGACTTCGACGTGTCCGAAGAGGAGCTCCAGAAGCTCTCGTGA
- a CDS encoding outer membrane lipoprotein carrier protein LolA: MTRRLAALVLTAALALPFAAAHSSVAEAAEPTPLAANATNDLVTRVQAFYDKSATFTARFDQEFTVKAYNTKRQSNGTVYFQKPGKMAWVYTTPADNRVVSNGSTVRVYEAANKQMFEQQVNGAQSGAQYPAALSFLLGTGKLGNAFNFEAFEGSQMKFEGGHVLVGTPKTPTPAYTKVLFYVDTQTAQIRRVLILDAQGNRNSFVFSQVQVNTTVPASTFVFEPPAGTTVVRP, translated from the coding sequence ATGACCCGACGCCTCGCCGCACTCGTCCTCACCGCCGCGCTCGCCCTCCCCTTCGCCGCCGCGCACTCGTCCGTGGCCGAAGCCGCGGAGCCGACCCCCCTCGCGGCCAACGCCACGAACGACCTCGTGACGCGAGTGCAGGCCTTCTACGACAAGTCGGCCACGTTCACCGCGCGCTTCGACCAAGAGTTCACGGTGAAGGCGTACAACACGAAGCGCCAGTCGAACGGGACGGTCTACTTCCAGAAGCCCGGCAAGATGGCCTGGGTCTACACGACCCCCGCCGACAACCGCGTCGTCTCGAACGGCTCCACGGTGCGCGTCTACGAGGCCGCCAACAAACAGATGTTCGAGCAGCAGGTGAACGGCGCCCAGAGCGGCGCACAGTACCCGGCGGCCCTCTCGTTTTTGCTCGGCACGGGCAAGCTCGGCAACGCCTTCAACTTCGAGGCCTTCGAGGGCTCGCAGATGAAGTTCGAGGGTGGGCACGTCCTCGTGGGCACCCCCAAGACGCCGACCCCGGCGTACACCAAGGTCCTCTTCTACGTCGACACGCAGACCGCCCAGATTCGGCGCGTGCTCATCCTCGACGCGCAAGGAAACCGCAACAGCTTCGTGTTCTCGCAGGTCCAGGTCAACACGACGGTGCCCGCGAGCACGTTCGTCTTCGAGCCGCCGGCCGGCACCACCGTCGTCCGCCCCTGA